From Pseudomonas sp. FP2335, the proteins below share one genomic window:
- a CDS encoding fimbrial protein: MKSPILLASTLLALGMPIAAQARCDRFQNDTFTLNLPANITVPDSLPVGSVITRQAFSGTAPAYFANCTVATPTGVFGRYSRLQDPATGAYHTEVPGIGLRITMTWAGGGPAAFALYNQGYQQVYGKIPSFTSAEATFYKIGPVTSGTVPSGMFWEKTWVIAPERFRLQLGSPVRFVRPAATCDLAAGDVNRTITLPPIKVGDLKDVVSAGVHNFDLTATCTNASNVTFRFTGTPAPGNSLLFANTGTAGGVALWLYSRINGVPQTISTNGTRTLAVSGNRAVLPLSAAYHKNGTVSQGTLASTTTVNITYN, translated from the coding sequence ATGAAGTCCCCCATCCTGCTGGCTTCGACACTACTTGCGCTTGGCATGCCGATCGCCGCCCAAGCGAGGTGCGACAGGTTTCAAAATGACACGTTCACCTTGAACCTGCCCGCGAACATCACGGTCCCGGACAGCCTTCCCGTCGGAAGTGTCATCACTCGCCAAGCCTTCAGCGGTACGGCTCCCGCCTACTTTGCAAATTGCACCGTTGCCACCCCCACCGGAGTGTTTGGAAGATATTCACGCCTGCAAGACCCGGCTACCGGCGCCTACCACACCGAGGTTCCAGGCATCGGCTTGCGCATTACGATGACGTGGGCCGGCGGCGGCCCCGCCGCCTTCGCACTGTACAACCAAGGTTACCAACAGGTTTACGGGAAAATTCCCAGCTTCACCTCAGCGGAGGCCACCTTCTACAAAATCGGCCCTGTGACCAGCGGGACAGTACCGAGCGGCATGTTCTGGGAAAAGACCTGGGTTATCGCTCCAGAGCGTTTCCGCCTACAACTCGGCAGCCCTGTACGTTTTGTCAGGCCCGCAGCCACCTGCGACCTGGCAGCCGGTGACGTCAATCGCACCATCACCCTGCCCCCGATAAAAGTCGGCGACTTGAAAGACGTGGTTTCCGCAGGCGTGCACAACTTCGACCTGACCGCCACCTGCACCAACGCCTCCAATGTCACCTTTCGGTTTACCGGCACGCCCGCCCCAGGCAACAGTTTGCTGTTTGCCAATACCGGCACCGCCGGGGGCGTGGCCCTCTGGCTGTACTCGCGCATCAACGGCGTTCCCCAGACCATCAGTACCAATGGCACTCGCACGCTTGCCGTCTCGGGCAATCGCGCAGTCTTGCCGCTCAGCGCGGCTTATCACAAGAACGGCACGGTCAGCCAAGGCACGCTGGCCAGTACCACCACCGTCAACATCACTTACAACTAA